CAGAAACCATGGTCCAGCCGGAGCCAGAGCCAAGTGAGGACGGGTTAGGATCccctgtgactttgggcaggtagAAAATGAAGGGTTTAAGATTACATCAGGACTTCAGGTCTGTTTTAGGCACAGTGTCCTTTCTCCAAATGATGTCTTATGCAGAAGCCCAAGGTGACAAACAGGTAGTAAGAGTGCAGTAGCTGGCAGTGAAGCAGGAGCTCTAGGAAAGGATCATCATAAAACCaattacaggggtgcctgagtggcacagttggttaagtggtcaATTCTTTGTTTCAGTTTAGGTCGTAagctcagggtcaggagattgagccccgtgttgggctccatgctccttgtagagtgtgcttgagattgtctctctttctcactctgcccctcccattcatgCATTCACACACTCctctaaaataatcttaaaaagaaaaaaaaaaaaagacagcacatATTTGGCAATACTGTGATGCTAGGCAGGCCctgttttaagcattttacatttaatCTTCCTTCAGTCCTAGGCACTAGGTGCTATCCTATCTACCCTGTATACAAGAGGAAAACGAGATATGCAAAGATTAAATCACCTCTGTAAGGTCACTTATCTGCTGATCACCAATCCAGAGAGTCCAGCCTGGCCagtccccccacctctctccataGAAGGGCCAGCTAGCCTTTTCTGAACAGAAGCTACACTGCTACTTGTGTAGCTCCCAGGGGCACCCAGCTCGGGGTCAGTTCCTCAGCCCCACAGCATTTCTGCTGACCTGCCGCTTCTTCCCTGCACCTGCAGGCCAGGTCTCCATCCTACGAGCCTACATCAGGACCCAGATGAACAAGGAGCTGAGGCAGCTCCAACAGCTGATGGAGGAGCGGCTCCAGGCCAGCGAAGAGAGGCTCAACAACAAGCTGACCACACTAGAGCGACCTTTCCAGCTACCTCCTGGCAAAGGCAAGAACAAGACCAAGTGACCCCCAGCATTTTTCCCAATAAAGGCTTTGGGCAGGGCAGCCTCATCCCCGCCCCCATCCTGAGCGCCTTCTGGGCTCCCCTACCAAAGCCAGACACCAGACACCAGGCACTGGCTCCCTCCAGCGTGCAGATTTTATTGCAAATGCAGCAGAGGCAGCATTGACAAGGCCAGGCATGCTGTTGCGAGTGGCTGCCTTCCAACTCAACtctgatcccaaaaccctggctGGTGGGGACAGGTGTACAGGGCTGGTCTTTATGGTAGTATGAGCAGTGGTGGGCCTCGCCAGGCAGGGGGGCCTGTGGCCAAAGCCCAGAAGGGCTGGAATGATAAAAATCCTCCTCCCGGAGAGTACTGCATTCTGGTGTTCCCCAGGGCTGAAGCACTAGCCCAGTGCCAGCATGGCGTCCTCCTCAGAGATAGCAGCTGAGTCCCCCTCCTCTTCAGGGCCCATGATGGGAAAAGGCCCAGGGGGCTTGTGCTGGAAGAGCGCGGCTCGGTTCTGTTGCTCACCCTTCTTCACCCAGTGCCCATAGAGCCGGAAGGCACAACTGTCAATGAGGCGCCGCACTGGCCGCAGCGCATAAGGGTCCCTCAACAGTGCACTCTTGGTCAGTGGCCGAACACGCTGGGTGCTTAAGGCCACTCGTCCAGCAGCAAGCACAGTCCACACTGCCACCTGGGAAGAGGGGACAGTGTGAGCTCCAGTGGAGCATCCACTACAGGAGAAAGATCATGGGACCCAGACACTCTCAGGCTTACCCGGAACCGCTGGCGGGGCGTGAGGTTCCAGGGTTGGCTGCCTTCACAACGCTCAAAGAAGGGGTGCTGTAGGGCTTGCTCAGCTGTCAGGCGCTCCTCAGGATCCACCTGTAGCAGCTTTGAGATCTAGGGGAAACCCCAAAGCATGAGAGCCAGCTCTTGGGCCTCCTTCCTAGCCCTCTCATGGCCCCAGCTCACCAGGTCCTTTACAGTGTTGGAACGGTCATCCCACTCAGGCGAACTAAACTGGTACTGGCCCTCCATGATCATGCGTAACATCAGGATCTGGCGTCGGTGCCAGAATGGtggtgagccagccaggagtgTAAACAAAATCACCCCACAGGCCCAGCTGGGAAAAAGAGCAAAGTTAGGCAGGACCAGGTGCCAGGCAGATGTGTCAAACAATGGGacacaaaggaggaaggaaacagagagacCAAAAACTTACAGGTCAACCTCCTTGCTGTAGCCGGGGTGGGTCTCATCCATGGAGCATTTAAGGATCTCTGGTGCTAGGTAGCCTGGGGTCCCACACAACTCTGGGGAGAGAGGGCTGAGATTGATGGATGCCACCGGCTCCTTCAAAGGCCCCTAACTCCAGACCTCTGCTGGAGCCTCAACACTGCTAGGGCCGTACGTGTTCCCATTCTGCTCCTGCTCACCCTCCACTGAGGGCTGTCCTAGCCCCTATCCCTGAACAACTCAGATATCCACCAAGGTTCCTGGTGGCCTTCCTGGAAAAACCTGATTTTCGGATTGACTTCAAGGTCCTACCCCACCATATCTTTTGCCACCTtcaacccacccacccactccctaACTTTTTGCCACGTTTTTATGTACATAATACACAAGGAAAACGAATCTTTACTCTTTTCTATGTTCCTTTCTACCCAAACTGATTCCTCCTATGATTGCTATTCTGTGTAGCAGACTCATCACTCAAACAAGGAGAAGGAGTGGGCATATGGAATTTCTTAAGGTACATACTAGGTAAGTCCCTTAAGACTAGGTAAAACctttccctgcccacccccccatgtGGCCTCAGGCTCAAGTCTAGACTCCTACAGCACAAAGCACTCCACAACTTGATCTGAACCTCTTATTTTTAGCTGTTTCTACCACTTCAGGTGCCGATTCCATCCCAGCAATTGCCAAACTGTTCCATGGCATACTTCCAAGAAATCTTAATAGGCCTTAATAGGCCTGACTCTCCTGGGAAATTCATTCCCACAAAAGGTATTTAAGAACCCCTACCACGTACCAAGCACCCTACTAGACACTGGTGAATTAGATGTGCCCTTATCATGCTGTCTACCAGAAAGAGAACACGAAAGATAGAGTAAGATACCAGAACAGAAAGCAAGGGATCTAACTGGACCTGGAGCTTTAATGTGAAACCTGAATTGCCAAAGCCAAGGGTGAGGGTGGTGTGGAGCAGGGGCAAAGATGGTTCCAGAATGAGGAAAAGTGTATGGGGAAGCCCAAAGGGAAACAAAGCATAGCATTCACAAGACAAACATATTAAGTCCATATGTTAAGAAGATGAACTCTGGAGTCAGACGGCCCACATTCAAGTGTGACTGACTATGGGCAAGTCCCCTCATTTCTTTAAACCCATTTATAAAATGGTGATACAGACTCTATCTCAAAGAGTTGTGGAAAGGATCTAAAGAACCCAGCCAAAGACTCAGTGTGGTGCCCAGTGAACCTTAGCTGTTAACAGCACAGTGTAAAGCCGCTGAGGGAAAGTAGGATGTTATTGGCTCTAAGGAGTCCACAGTCAAATGTTGTGAAGTTTCCCGTTTGCGCTAAAGATATTAGTCATAACAAAGGGATTAACAATGGGTGTGTCACAGCACATCAGTTGAGAAGCACGGTCTagccacatcaggctcttcgTAGTACCTAAGCAGCACATTGTGATCCTGTCTCCACCAAAACCTAAACATGCAGCTGAGACCTGttaccctcctccctcctcttcctcatggGACCAGCCCAGCTTTGAAGCCCCCTGCTCTGTGCGTCCCTCCAGCTGAACCAGGTGCTGCTCCCCGCTGGCCTCCTCTACATAGTCCCTTACCTGCCGTGTGCCACAATCTGTCCCCTCTCCCACCCAGACCAGGAAGCCCACTCTGAGATGCACACAAGGCTTTGCACCCAGAAGG
The genomic region above belongs to Vulpes lagopus strain Blue_001 chromosome 3, ASM1834538v1, whole genome shotgun sequence and contains:
- the PHKG2 gene encoding phosphorylase b kinase gamma catalytic chain, liver/testis isoform isoform X2, with amino-acid sequence MTLDVGPEDELPDWAAAKEFYQKYDPKDVIGRGVSSVVRRCVHRATGHEFAVKIMEVTAERLSPEQLEEVREATRRETHILRQVAGHPHIRCGRESCLTISQRKWPSQKRRPDFGFSCHLEPGEKLRELCGTPGYLAPEILKCSMDETHPGYSKEVDLWACGVILFTLLAGSPPFWHRRQILMLRMIMEGQYQFSSPEWDDRSNTVKDLISKLLQVDPEERLTAEQALQHPFFERCEGSQPWNLTPRQRFRVAVWTVLAAGRVALSTQRVRPLTKSALLRDPYALRPVRRLIDSCAFRLYGHWVKKGEQQNRAALFQHKPPGPFPIMGPEEEGDSAAISEEDAMLALG
- the PHKG2 gene encoding phosphorylase b kinase gamma catalytic chain, liver/testis isoform isoform X1 produces the protein MTLDVGPEDELPDWAAAKEFYQKYDPKDVIGRGVSSVVRRCVHRATGHEFAVKIMEVTAERLSPEQLEEVREATRRETHILRQVAGHPHIITLIDSYESSSFMFLVFDLMRKGELFDYLTEKVALSEKETRSIMRSLLEAVSFLHANNIVHRDLKPENILLDDNMQIRLSDFGFSCHLEPGEKLRELCGTPGYLAPEILKCSMDETHPGYSKEVDLWACGVILFTLLAGSPPFWHRRQILMLRMIMEGQYQFSSPEWDDRSNTVKDLISKLLQVDPEERLTAEQALQHPFFERCEGSQPWNLTPRQRFRVAVWTVLAAGRVALSTQRVRPLTKSALLRDPYALRPVRRLIDSCAFRLYGHWVKKGEQQNRAALFQHKPPGPFPIMGPEEEGDSAAISEEDAMLALG